In one Pelecanus crispus isolate bPelCri1 chromosome 12, bPelCri1.pri, whole genome shotgun sequence genomic region, the following are encoded:
- the TRIM16 gene encoding LOW QUALITY PROTEIN: tripartite motif-containing protein 16 (The sequence of the model RefSeq protein was modified relative to this genomic sequence to represent the inferred CDS: inserted 2 bases in 1 codon; substituted 1 base at 1 genomic stop codon): WEQLYPDHPKGFEHRCQVMPDKSLYFSHYYFEVEISGADVYLGMTYRSIDQRGSESNSCTLWNNFSWSILWNGKGFSAWHSDVEMPFKMDVFGRIGVYLNYPSRTLSFYGVTCDDMTLMHHFEYDFVESLYPDFWLLKKENXVRIMXLGEDAEKIPASLP; this comes from the exons TGGGAACAGCTGTACCCAGATCATCCCAAAGGATTTGAACACAGATGCCAAGTGATGCCTGACAAGAGTTTGTACTTTAGCCACTACTATTTTGAGGTTGAGATATCTGGGGCTGATGTTTACCTTGGCATGACATACAGAAGCATTGACCAGAGAGGTTCAGAAAGCAACAGCTGCACCTTGTGGAACAACTTCTCCTGGAGCATCCTGTGGAATGGGAAAGGGTTTTCTGCATGGCACAGTGATGTGGAGATGCCCTTCAAAATGGATGTGTTTGGTAGGATAGGGGTCTACCTGAACTACCCCAGCAGGACGTTGTCCTTTTATGGGGTCACCTGTGATGACATGACCTTGATGCACCACTTTGAGTATGATTTTGTTGAGTCCCTCTACCCCGACTTTtggcttttaaagaaagaaaa tgtcagGATAATGTGACTGGGGGAAGATGCTGAGAAAATCCCAGCCTCCTTGCCTTAA